A window from Peromyscus eremicus chromosome 1, PerEre_H2_v1, whole genome shotgun sequence encodes these proteins:
- the LOC131894277 gene encoding LOW QUALITY PROTEIN: uncharacterized protein LOC131894277 (The sequence of the model RefSeq protein was modified relative to this genomic sequence to represent the inferred CDS: substituted 3 bases at 3 genomic stop codons), protein MGQTVTTPLSLTLDHWSDVKARANNEGVVVKKNKWVTLCEAEWVMMDDPPKTPVLPPDPNTPLIDLLTEDPPPYPGNRGPEGPAAPEHPLQREQEDEAPAPSPIEDEAPAPSPIADEAPAPSPIASRLXGRRDKPAKESRAFPLREGPKHQLQYWPFSASDLYNWKQHNPPFSKDPVALTNLIESILMTHQPTWDDCQQLLQTLLTVEEKQRVFLEARKQVPGDDGRPTQLPNIIDAAFPLTCPNWDFMTPEDREHLRLYRQLLLAGLRGAARRPTNLSQVRNVIQGKDETPAAFLERLKEAYRMYTPYDPEDPGQAPGVILSFIYQSSPDIRAKLQRLEGLHLFSLSDLLREAEKVFNKRETPEEREERMWQKQEERDKKHHREISKVLAAVISQGQGREGVRMGDQRRIPLDKDQCAYCKERGHWARDCPRKPQGSRRTKPRATDLLNLEDXGSQGQEPPEPRITLKIGGQPVTFLVDTGAQHSVLTHTGGSLSDRTALVQGATGSRRYXWTTERKVQLASGQVTHSFLHIPDCPHPLLGRDLLTKLKAQIYFDDKGSTITGPKATPLQVLALKLEEEYRLFESEPPKGPPQEMQDWLREFPSAWAETGGLGLAHDQPPLVIQLKASATLISIKQYPMSREAHEGIKPHIRRLLDQGVLMPCQSPWNTPLLPVKKPGTGDYRPVQDLREVNKRVEDIHPTVPNPYNLLSTLPPTHIWGLRTARNFDEALHSDLAKFRVEHPALILLQYVDDLLLAARTQAECLRGTRALLAKLGQKGSRASAKKAQICQSRVIYLGYTLDGGQRWLTEARKEAIISIPPPRNPRQVREFLGTAGYCRLWIPGFAEMAAPLYPLTKPGVLFHWGEEQQQAFQRIKRTLLESPALGLPDLTKLFELFVDENSGFAKGVLVQRLGPWKRPVAYLSKKLDPVAAGWPPCLRMVAAIAVLLKDAGKLTLGQTLTVLSSHAVEALVRQPPDKWLSNSRMTHYQALLLDTDRVTFGPVVSLNPATLMPLPDPSKEHNCLQILAEAHGTRSDLTDQPLSNPDFIWFTDGSSFLQEGEQRAGAAVTTESEVIWASPLPPGTSAQKAELVALTQALRMAEGKRLTVYTDSRYAFATAHVHGEIYRRRGLLTSEGKEIKNKKEILDLLRALFLPHQLSIIHCPRHQKGDSVIARGNRLADLTAWTVALQTLRGGQLLVLQDQQPSRDPMPYSPEDQELAKKMGAEWSPERQAYIMDGKLVMPTSHTKYLVKFLHALTHLSKNKMKALLADKASDTVLLNQEQVLQQVTSSCPACAQVNPGKARLSGGSRLRGHRPGIHWEIDFTEVKPGLYGYRYLLVFVDTFSGWTEAFPTKKETANVVTKKLLDDIFPSPTLEAHLQALQLVQKTVWKPLADAYREQLNRPVVPHPFKIGDSVWVRRHQPKNLEPRWKGPYIVLLTTPTALKVDGIAAWVHASHVKAAKEPDEAENAETSTWKVQHFPNPLKIRLIRGEGP, encoded by the exons ATGGGACAGACTGTCACCACCCCCTTGAGCCTCACGCTTGACCACTGGTCAGACGTGAAGGCACGAGCTAACAACGAAGGAGTTGTAGTCAAAAAGAATAAATGGGTCACCCTTtgcgaggccgaatgggtcatgatggaT GATCCCCCTAAGacccctgtccttcccccggaCCCCAATACACCTCTTATTGACCTCCTGACAGAGGACCCACCGCCATACCCGGGGAATCGAGGGCCAGAGGGACCGGCGGCCCCCGAACATCCTCTACAGAGAGAGCAGGAGGATGAGGCTCCGGCTCCCTCCCCAATTGAGGATGAGGCTCCGGCTCCCTCCCCAATTGCGGATGAGGCTCCGGCTCCCTCCCCAATTGCCAGTCGCCTCTGAGGAAGGCGCGACAAACCAGCCAAAGAATCCAGGGCCTTCCCTCTCCGGGAGGGCCCCAAACACCAGCTCCAATACTGGCCATTTTCGGCCTCTGATCTTTACAACTGGAAGCAACATAATCCTCCTTTCTCTAAGGACCCTGTTGCCTTGACTAACCTGATTGAGTCCATTTTAATGACCCACCAGCCTACGTGGGACGATTGTCAGCAGTTATTGCAGACCCTCCTGACAGTGGAGGAGAAGCAGCGAGTCTTCTTGGAGGCTCGGAAGCAGGTTCCTGGAGATGATGGAAGACCCACCCAATTGCCTAATATCATTGATGCAGCCTTTCCTCTCACCTGCCCGAACTGGGACTTCATGACCCCAGAAGATAGGGAGCAcctacgtctctatcgccagttgctcttagcgggtctccggGGGGCTGCTAGACGCCCTACCAATTTGTCTCAGGTTAGAAATGTGATCCAGGGAAAGGATGAGACGCCGGCAGCATTCTTGGAAAGACTCAAAGAGGCCTATAGGATGTATACCCCGTACGATCCAGAAGACCCAGGACAGGCGCCGGGCGTCATCTTGTCTTTCATCTATCAGTCAAGTCCAGATATAAGGGCCAAATTACAGAGACTAGAGGGATTGCATTTGTTCAGTTTGTCAGACTTattgagagaggcagagaaagtgtttaataagagagaaactcccgAAGAGCGGGAGGAGAGGAtgtggcagaaacaggaagaaagggataAGAAACATCACAGAGAAATAAGTAAAGTCCTGGCCGCTGTAATATCTCAGGGACAGGGTAGAGAGGGAGTTAGGATGGGAGATCAAAGAAGGATACCGCTTGACAAAGACCAGTGTGCTTACTGCAAAGAGAGAGGACATTGGGCTCGTGATTGCCCAAGGAAACCTCAAGGGTCTCGGAGAACTAAGCCAAGGGCCACGGACCTCCTCAATCTGGAGGATTAGGGAAGTCAAGGCCAGGAgccccctgagcctaggataactctcaagatcggggggcagccaGTAACCTTCTTAGTGGACACCGGGGCTCAACATTCAGTCCTGACTCATACCGGAGGCTCTCTCAGTGACCGCACAGCTTTGGTCCAGGGGGCCACGGGTAGCAGAAGGTATTGATGGACCACCGAGAGAAAGGTTCAGCTGGCATCTGGACAGGTAACCCACTCTTTTTTGCATATACCTGATTGCCCTCACCCATTATTGGGCCGAGACCTGTTGACTAAGCTCAAGGCTCAGATCTATTTTGATGACAAGGGGTCGACCATTACGGGACCGAAAGCGACCCCCCTACAAGTCCTAGCCCTAAAATTGGAAGAAGAATACCGCCTGTTTGAATCCGAGCCCCCTAAGGGGCCACCACAAGAGATGCAGGACTGGTTGAGAGAATTTCCCTCGGCATGGGCCGAGACTGGCGGCTTGGGGCTGGCTCATGACCAACCCCCACTTGTTATTCAGTTAAAAGCCTCCGCCACTCTCATTTCAATCAAACAGTATCCCATGTCCCGGGAAGCCCACGAGGGCATTAAACCACACATCCGGAGGCTCTTGGACCAGGGGGTACTTATGCCCTGTCAATCCCCTTGGAATACCCCCCTCCTGCCTGTAAAAAAGCCTGGGACAGGGGATTACAGACCGGTTCAAGACTTGAGGGAGGTTAATAAACGAGTTGAAGATATACACCCCACGGTGCCAAACCCTTACAACCTCCTCAGCACTCTTCCACCAACCCACATTTG GGGTTTAAGAACAGCCCGAAACTTTGATGAAGCCCTACACTCAGACCTGGCCAAGTTCCGGGTCGAACATCCAGCTTTAATCTTGCTTCAATATGTGGATGACCTCCTCCTAGCGGCCAGAACCCAGGCTGAATGTTTAAGAGGCACTCGGGCCCTTTTGGCTAAACTGGGACAGAAGGGCTCTCGGGCTTCGGCCAAGAAGGCCCAGATTTGCCAAAGCAGAGTCATTTACCTGGGTTACACCCTGGATGGAGGACAGAGATGGCTCACGGAAGCAAGGAAGGAGGCCATAATCTCCATACCCCCTCCAAGGAACCCCCGCCAGGTGCGGGAGTTCCTAGGTACAGCCGGCTACTGCCGCCTCTGGATCCCGGGTTTTGCTGAGATGGCTGCCCCTCTGTATCCTCTCACCAAGCCCGGGGTCCTGTTCCACTGGGGAGAGGAACAACAACAGGCCTTTCAACGAATTAAGAGAACTTTACTCGAGTCACCAGCCCTTGGTCTACCAGATCTGACTAAGCTCTTTGAACTGTTTGTGGATGAGAACTCAGGCTTTGCAAAAGGGGTGCTGGTACAGAGACTGGGGCCATGGAAGAGACCTGTAGCCTATCTATCCAAGAAATTAGACCCGGTAGCTGCAGGTTGGCCCCCTTGTCTGCGCATGGTAGCCGCCATTGCTGTCTTGCTCAAGGACGCAGGGAAACTGACTTTGGGACAGACATTAACTGTGTTATCCTCCCATGCAGTAGAAGCTCTGGTCCGGCAGCCCCCAGATAAATGGCTCTCAAATTCCAGGATGACCCACTACCAGGCTCTATTGTTAGACACAGACCGAGTGACATTCGGGCCAGTTGTCTCCCTCAACCCCGCAACCCTGATGCCCTTGCCAGACCCATCCAAGGAGCACAACTGCCTCCAGATTCTGGCGGAGGCCCATGGCACCCGCTCCGACCTAACAGATCAACCGCTGTCGAACCCAGATTTCATCTGGTTCACGGATGGGAGCAGCTTCCTCCAAGAAGGAGAACAGAGAGCTGGAGCAGCCGTCACCACCGAATCAGAGGTAATTTGGGCCTCGCCGCTGCCGCCCGGAACATCAGCCCAAAAGGCAGAGCTGGTTGCGCTGACCCAGGCCCTCCGGATGGCGGAAGGTAAGAGACTCACGGTCTATACTGATAGCAGATATGCCTTCGCCACCGCCCATGTtcatggggaaatctacagaaggAGAGGCCTCCTGACCTCGGAGGgcaaggaaattaaaaacaaaaaagaaattttagacCTCTTAAGGGCATTGTTCCTCCCACACCAGCTCAGCATTATACATTGTCCCAGGCACCAAAAGGGTGACTCTGTCATAGCTCGGGGAAATCGGCTGGCCGATCTGACGGCCTGGACAGTCGCCTTACAAACCCTCAGGGGCGGCCAGCTGTTGGTCTTGCAGGACCAACAGCCAAGCAGGGACCCCATGCCCTACAGCccggaggaccaggaactagcaaagaaaatgggggcggaaTGGAGCCCCGAGCGACAAGCTTACATCATGGATGGCAAATTAGTTATGCCAACATCCCACACCAAATACTTGGTCAAGTTCCTTCACGCACTAACCCATTTAAGCAAAAACAAGATGAAAGCCCTTCTGGCTGATAAGGCTTCGGACACTGTATTACTGAATCAAGAACAGGTCCTCCAACAGGTGACTTCCAGCTGCCCTGCTTGTGCTCAAGTTAATCCAGGAAAAGCCCGTCTGAGCGGAGGGAGCCGTCTGCGAGGCCACCGCCCTGGAATCCATTGGGAAATTGACTTCACTGAGGTAAAACCCGGACTGTATGGATACAGATACCTTCTGGTTTTTGtagacaccttttcaggatggacaGAGGCCTTCCCTACCAAGAAGGAGACCGCTAACGTGGTAACCAAGAAACTCCTGGATGACATCTTTCCCAG CCCTACCCTGGAGGCGCACCTCCAAGCCCTCCAACTGGTACAGAAGACGGTGTGGAAACCCCTGGCCGATGCCTACCGGGAGCAACTGAACCGCCCGGTGGTGCCTCACCCATTCAAGATTGGGGACTCTGTCTGGGTTCGACGCCATCAACCCAAGAACCTAGAGCCGAGATGGAAAGGACCGTACATCGTCTTGTTAACAACTCCCACCGCACTCAAGGTTGACGGGATAGCGGCTTGGGTCCACGCATCGCATGTGAAGGCCGCCAAAGAACCCGACGAAGCGGAGAACGCCGAGACGTCTACATGGAAGGTTCAACACTTTCCAAACCCACTAAAGATAAGACTTATCAGAGGGGAGGGACCCTAA